In Gaiellales bacterium, the genomic window CTGTCGCGCTCGACCTGGAGCCGCGGTAGTGCCGGCAGGAACCTGCCCGCTCCCGGCGAACAGCTGACTCCCATGAGCCCGTTTGCAACACACATCCCCGCACTGACACGGCAGGAACGGCTGTGGCTGCGGTATCTGATCGCCGATCTCGAGGGCGACACGGAGCGCATGCGCCGGGTCGGTCACGTGCTCGACGGCCTCCGCGCCGGCACCTGACCCGCCGGGACGGCCGACAGCTCGTCTCCGTCCGCCAGGGGGAATCCCAGGTCGTCGCCGAGGCGCGCGCCGCCGAGCGCCAGCGCTGAACCGGGCGCGAGCTGCACCCGGTGCAGCAGGCGGCCGAGCGTGGCGGCCCGGTAGACGGTGCCGTCGACGCGCACCGCCGGCTCGGGTTCCCGCAGCGCCTCCTCGTAGTCCCGCCGTGAGTTGACGTTGCGCAGCGACTCCGGGTGGGGGAGCCCTTCGGCGGCGAGCACGGCGGTGTCCGCATGCTCGGGCAGTGCGGTCGCCCGGCGCTCCCCGCCGGCAAGCAGGCGATCGACCAGCGGGAGCGCCGACGCGCCATAGGCGCCGGCGAGCGGGTGCAGCCTGCCGGCGAGCTCAGGCACGGCCGCCCCGGAGCCCCCCAGCGCATCGGCCACGGCGAGCACGAACGCGGGGTGGAGGAACGGCAGATCGGTCGCGGCGACGAAGATCGCGGCGCACCGGCCGTCGAGCGTCCGCAGTCCTGCGGCAATCCCCTCCAGCGGTCCGCGGCCGGGCGTTTCGTCGACGGCCAGGAGGACGCCCGGCATCGGCGGCAGCTCCTGCCCCGGCGCGCCGACCACCACCACCGTCCCCGCGACCCGGCCGAGCAGGCCGGCGACGCGGCGAACCAGGGGCGCGCCATGCCAGTCGAGCGTCGCCTTGGCGGCGCCCATCCGGCGCGAGCCGCCGCCGGCGAGCACGACGCCTCCCAGATCAGACCGTGGCGGCCCCACCCGACTCCCCGGCCCGTGCACGGCGCCGCAGCACCCGCTCGTCGCCCACCCGCCGCGTGACGCCGTGCGCGTCCAGCGCCTCCAGCAGTGCCTGGGCGTACTTGCGCGAGCACCCCAGCCGGTCCCGCAGCTGCGCGAGCGTCACCGCGCCCCTCTCGGTCGCGATCTCGACGGCCGCG contains:
- a CDS encoding molybdenum cofactor guanylyltransferase translates to MLAGGGSRRMGAAKATLDWHGAPLVRRVAGLLGRVAGTVVVVGAPGQELPPMPGVLLAVDETPGRGPLEGIAAGLRTLDGRCAAIFVAATDLPFLHPAFVLAVADALGGSGAAVPELAGRLHPLAGAYGASALPLVDRLLAGGERRATALPEHADTAVLAAEGLPHPESLRNVNSRRDYEEALREPEPAVRVDGTVYRAATLGRLLHRVQLAPGSALALGGARLGDDLGFPLADGDELSAVPAGQVPARRPSST